Within Desulfolithobacter dissulfuricans, the genomic segment CGCTTCATCGGCCAGAGTCCCGCCCTGAGCCAGGTTCTGTCGGTGATCAAGCTGGTGGCAGCCTCCAATATCTCGGTACTTATCACCGGCCAGTCCGGAACCGGCAAGGAGCTGGCGGCCAAGACCATCCACCGGCTCAGCGACCGGGGCGACCGGGAACTGATCGCCGTCAACTGCCCGGCCCTGCCGGAAGCGGTGCTGGAAAGCGAACTGTTTGGCCATAAAAAAGGCGCCTTCACCGGCGCGGACAAGGACCATCCCGGGCTCTTTGCCGCCGCCGACGGCTCCACTCTGTTTCTCGATGAAATCGGCGACCTGCCCATCGGGTTGCAGACAAAACTGCTTCGCGTCCTCCAGGAGCGTGAAATCCGCCCGGTGGGAGGTACCAGGACCCGCAGGATCGACGTGCGGATCATCGCCTCGACCAATCAGGATCTCCAGGAGAAAATGCGCCAGGGCCAGTTCCGCGAAGACCTCTACTACCGGCTCAGCGAGATCACCCTCCACATGCCGCCCCTGTGTTCCATGTGCGAGGACATTCCGCTCCTGGCCGAACATTTTCTCACCCGCTACTGCCGGGAACTGAACCGGGAACCCAAGACCCTCTCGCCCGAGGCCGTGCGCCAACTCTGCCAGGCCAGGTGGCCCGGCAATGTCCGGGAACTGCAGAACACCATCAAACGGGCCGTGCTCCTCGCCCCCGGCCCGGTCATACAGCCGCAGGACCTCGCCCTGGAAGACAATCCCTGTACCTGCGACGAGACCGACATGGAGGCCCTGCTCAACATGGACTACCGCAGCGCCAAGGACCAGGCCCTGCGGCTGTTCAGCACCAGGTACCTCACCGGACTGCTCAAACGCACCGGCGGCAATGTCAGCCAGGCTGCCAGGGAATGCGGCCTGGAACGCCAGTCCCTCCAGCATCTGCTCCGCAAATACAACATCTCGGCCCAGCAGTTCCGCACCGCCCGGTCCTGATCCCCCCTGCCTGCAAAAAAAATCTGACACTGTCATCTGAATACTGCTGTTTTTTCCCTTCCACAGTCCTTTTCCCGACCCGCCCTCCCGGTTGATCAAAAAAATTTATTCATCCTATCAAAGAGTTAAATACCTGATCCCATACCGTCTCCGGGACGGCATACCTATTGCTATTTCCAGGCTGTAGATAAAACGCCCGTACCGCGCGCATCGAGCGGACGGGAAAATCGTAAACCATGCTTTAAGACGGAGGTAGTCATGACAGAGAAGAAACAGATGGATTCCAGTGGATCCGGGACCCTGTCCGGTGGCGAAATGGACACCAGCAGTGTTCTCGAAGGCGCCGAGCCCTGGGAACCGGTGGAGACCAAGCTGGTCCTGGGCTCGCTGATCGCCGCGGCCATTGCCCTGGTCGTCGGCTTGATGCTTGTCCCCTCATCCATTCTCCACTGAGAGGAACAGCCATGTTCACCCGATGGAAAGCAAAGATAAAGAGAACCGAAAAGAACCGAAAAACCATTGAACTGATCCTTGGTCACGATGGCCGCAACTGGACCCTGTCCGGTGACCAGCTGGCCTCACTGTCCGCCCCCACACTCGACGAGCTGGACCGCAAGCTGGAATCAGCCCTGGAACACGCGTGGAAACAGGAACCGCTCGAGGTCTTCATGACCAGTGACAACGAGATGATTCCCGGCTGGATGCGGCCATTCATGAATCATTACTTCAACCGGATTCTTGAACTGCCGCTCAGGTACAGCTGAGCTCA encodes:
- a CDS encoding DUF5395 family protein — its product is MFTRWKAKIKRTEKNRKTIELILGHDGRNWTLSGDQLASLSAPTLDELDRKLESALEHAWKQEPLEVFMTSDNEMIPGWMRPFMNHYFNRILELPLRYS
- a CDS encoding sigma-54-dependent transcriptional regulator, which translates into the protein MVADTLLIVDDEIDLLAGLKRLAASSLDCEVLTADCGHKALDLLQSQDVQIVLSDIRMPDMDGMTLLQRIRDEFPGTDVILMTAYGSIDQAVKALQQGAYDFITKPLNHQQLFHLIGNCLERRHLLQKNVILERQIKAQRETGRFIGQSPALSQVLSVIKLVAASNISVLITGQSGTGKELAAKTIHRLSDRGDRELIAVNCPALPEAVLESELFGHKKGAFTGADKDHPGLFAAADGSTLFLDEIGDLPIGLQTKLLRVLQEREIRPVGGTRTRRIDVRIIASTNQDLQEKMRQGQFREDLYYRLSEITLHMPPLCSMCEDIPLLAEHFLTRYCRELNREPKTLSPEAVRQLCQARWPGNVRELQNTIKRAVLLAPGPVIQPQDLALEDNPCTCDETDMEALLNMDYRSAKDQALRLFSTRYLTGLLKRTGGNVSQAARECGLERQSLQHLLRKYNISAQQFRTARS